A section of the Microscilla marina ATCC 23134 genome encodes:
- a CDS encoding DUF445 domain-containing protein encodes MPDYIIQILLFASIPISGGLVGWGTNIMAIKMTFYPIEFVGIKPIGWQGIIPSKAKKMAVKSVDMLTTKLLKIEERFELVKPERIAMEMGPSLNKLARQITDEVMQAQAPTIWNSTPRFVKNQIYENITKELPQLVVQMMNDIKDNIDELLDLKTIGVNALTKNKALLNDMFIRCGKEEFKFIEKSGLYFGIPFGLVQMCIAVYYVNVLGTGTPWWLLPVFGLVIGYATNWLALKLIFEPLYPRKYLFGLFEFQGLFIKRQPEVAVEYAKIVSGNILTTERLFEFMVRGPGATRLAEIVRDNLEKSIETTISSTRGLVKWVVSDKQLEVIQNIAVYRFMQELPISIRDTFAYAEEALDMENMLEEKMAGLTEKEFEGFLRPVFQEDEWILILVGAVLGMVAGILQYLVLFQ; translated from the coding sequence ATGCCTGATTATATCATCCAAATATTGTTGTTTGCTTCTATTCCTATATCGGGAGGCTTGGTAGGTTGGGGAACCAACATTATGGCCATTAAAATGACTTTTTACCCTATAGAATTTGTTGGTATTAAACCCATTGGCTGGCAAGGAATTATTCCTTCTAAGGCAAAAAAAATGGCGGTCAAATCGGTAGATATGCTCACCACAAAACTCCTCAAAATAGAGGAGCGTTTTGAACTGGTAAAACCCGAACGAATAGCTATGGAAATGGGTCCGTCGCTCAACAAACTTGCCCGCCAAATCACTGACGAAGTAATGCAGGCTCAAGCCCCTACCATTTGGAACTCCACTCCTAGATTTGTGAAAAATCAAATTTATGAGAATATCACCAAGGAACTGCCTCAGTTGGTAGTGCAAATGATGAATGATATCAAAGATAATATTGACGAACTGCTAGACTTGAAAACTATAGGGGTAAATGCACTGACTAAGAACAAGGCTTTGCTCAATGATATGTTTATTCGCTGTGGCAAAGAAGAATTTAAATTTATCGAAAAGTCGGGCTTGTACTTTGGTATTCCGTTTGGGTTGGTACAAATGTGTATTGCCGTATATTATGTCAATGTATTGGGTACTGGCACTCCCTGGTGGTTGTTGCCCGTTTTTGGGCTAGTAATAGGTTACGCTACCAATTGGTTGGCGCTAAAGCTGATATTTGAACCTTTGTACCCTCGCAAATACTTGTTTGGATTATTTGAGTTCCAGGGTTTGTTTATCAAGCGACAACCCGAAGTAGCTGTAGAGTATGCCAAAATTGTATCAGGCAATATATTGACCACCGAACGGTTGTTTGAATTTATGGTAAGAGGTCCTGGCGCCACCCGCTTGGCAGAAATTGTACGCGATAACCTAGAGAAATCAATCGAAACTACCATTAGTAGCACCAGAGGTTTGGTAAAATGGGTGGTAAGCGACAAGCAACTTGAGGTAATTCAAAACATTGCGGTATACCGTTTTATGCAAGAATTGCCTATTTCTATCCGCGATACATTTGCTTACGCCGAAGAAGCCTTAGATATGGAAAATATGCTGGAAGAAAAAATGGCTGGCTTGACTGAGAAAGAATTTGAAGGCTTTTTGCGTCCAGTGTTTCAAGAAGATGAATGGATTCTGATTTTGGTGGGTGCTGTACTAGGAATGGTTGCCGGAATACTACAGTACCTAGTGCTATTTCAATAA
- a CDS encoding DUF4836 family protein has translation MEATMVGVIDLKQLYFKADFKQIQSTAGFKKWQTTVLSQNKDLGSILLDNLQNPFASGINFERKVFVFDYPTHHLINTNRGILVALNSASKFEQMVRKWSKKLVIQTGKEGFKWVELEENLALGWNKKVAMLMISAPDFKMNSVGKPLGASTYLKQFFSFPAEKSLSKNRNFQAFIRKDNDLALWYNLEAVKQQMTVALKTSNYSKNDQQVLDEIFNFSDAYIHYELNFEKGKVRATTHYDLNDHLKKFYNKTYGKTLSPELLAKLHDHKPIGFLGFSWNFSGLYDWLKRVEDVEQQFEKTAKSMNFTSQELLDALQGELMLAVTGYEKFEVKEKGSPYGDYLTEMLKKHKVGEKKLEDFRKRLDEIPAKVRVKPAPELVAVLSVKNSQVAQQLLKLLGQYTKLTPRKSYHKFQWMELTMYVAVRANHLVVSNQEKLVQNFWSKQQKPVPMVGLYKEATQCTGFGYFNFNFDEYNQSTQQHIKQQVGTKFGKLQEVLNLFDHIKARNKGFDAEIELVMSNKKENSLTTLLNGVFNDAAMIVLAE, from the coding sequence ATGGAAGCAACTATGGTAGGGGTAATAGATTTAAAACAGTTGTATTTTAAAGCAGATTTTAAGCAAATACAAAGCACCGCTGGGTTTAAAAAATGGCAGACTACAGTATTGAGCCAAAACAAAGATTTGGGCAGTATATTGCTCGATAACCTTCAAAACCCTTTTGCCAGTGGGATAAACTTTGAGCGTAAAGTTTTTGTGTTCGACTACCCCACCCACCACCTAATCAATACCAATCGTGGTATATTAGTAGCATTGAATAGTGCCAGTAAGTTTGAACAAATGGTCAGGAAATGGAGCAAAAAACTAGTCATACAAACCGGAAAAGAAGGTTTTAAGTGGGTAGAGCTGGAAGAAAACCTGGCTTTAGGCTGGAATAAAAAGGTAGCAATGTTGATGATTTCTGCACCTGACTTTAAAATGAATTCAGTAGGTAAGCCACTTGGAGCTAGTACTTACTTGAAACAGTTTTTTAGCTTTCCGGCAGAAAAATCGTTAAGTAAAAACCGTAATTTTCAGGCCTTTATTCGCAAAGACAATGACTTGGCGCTATGGTACAACCTTGAGGCAGTGAAACAACAGATGACCGTGGCATTGAAAACCTCTAATTATTCAAAAAACGATCAACAAGTGCTTGACGAAATTTTTAACTTTTCGGATGCGTACATTCATTACGAGTTGAATTTTGAAAAAGGTAAAGTACGAGCAACTACACATTATGATTTAAATGATCATCTGAAAAAATTCTACAACAAAACCTACGGAAAAACTTTAAGCCCTGAGTTACTGGCAAAGTTACACGATCACAAGCCTATAGGTTTTTTAGGCTTCAGTTGGAATTTTAGCGGTTTATATGATTGGCTCAAGCGAGTAGAAGACGTAGAACAGCAATTTGAAAAAACAGCCAAGTCTATGAACTTTACCTCACAAGAGTTGCTCGATGCTTTACAAGGTGAATTGATGTTGGCAGTGACCGGGTACGAAAAGTTTGAGGTAAAAGAAAAAGGCTCACCTTACGGCGATTACTTGACCGAAATGCTGAAAAAACATAAGGTAGGGGAGAAGAAATTGGAAGATTTTAGAAAAAGATTGGATGAAATACCTGCAAAAGTGCGGGTAAAGCCTGCGCCAGAGCTGGTGGCTGTATTAAGCGTCAAAAATTCGCAAGTTGCCCAACAACTGTTAAAGCTACTGGGGCAGTATACCAAATTGACCCCAAGAAAAAGCTATCATAAATTTCAGTGGATGGAGCTTACAATGTATGTAGCTGTCAGGGCAAATCATTTGGTTGTGAGCAATCAGGAAAAACTTGTGCAAAATTTCTGGAGTAAACAACAAAAACCTGTGCCTATGGTAGGTTTATACAAGGAAGCCACTCAGTGTACTGGTTTTGGTTATTTTAACTTTAATTTTGATGAATACAATCAAAGCACTCAGCAACATATTAAACAACAAGTGGGGACAAAGTTTGGGAAGTTACAAGAGGTATTGAACTTATTTGATCACATCAAAGCCCGCAATAAAGGCTTTGATGCCGAAATAGAGCTTGTAATGAGTAACAAAAAAGAGAATAGCCTTACTACCCTACTCAATGGAGTATTTAACGATGCTGCTATGATTGTCTTGGCAGAGTAA
- a CDS encoding transposase: protein MIEKLISTKKSNLYTISEDTNEYTRNHRMLDGSLKTVLDSEKLNISLLANNSEYFKDKDYVVVLHDPSDIRKKYSQEADHLCKVLDLDKKLINGYRSLSSACVDIRGKNLRLLRCSPYSTTDANYLKVEELRLYEDNKLKDQNRAKEIKLALTSGQGYNLKSLVKDHTSQITGQIRASNPNAVIVDVYDRGFDDTEVFEHETDLGNLFVVRSKLNRVSNELQVCSSGKEKNIKLRHQQFFQGDEVHYQKMTLQGKTYQDAKGVFEWNEVEIKGRIYSVVKIRFFDRAGRNIFKNPMLLITNMQVDQLQMAQMVFELYCKRAKIEGVFKFCKEVLGWEDNRIPDYNVVKNLISLIYFVAGYFYEIEDQLTQDKTIEWIAQLGGGKGKITRHFILNGFAQLINYKLAQRFFEQQDISPEQVNDALNRFSFGNE, encoded by the coding sequence TTGATAGAAAAGCTAATTTCTACGAAGAAGAGTAACCTTTATACTATTTCCGAAGACACAAATGAATACACAAGAAATCACCGTATGTTGGATGGCAGCTTAAAAACAGTTTTGGATAGTGAAAAGCTCAACATTAGCTTGTTGGCGAACAATAGCGAATATTTCAAGGATAAGGACTATGTAGTAGTATTGCATGATCCCAGTGACATTCGCAAAAAATATAGCCAAGAGGCTGACCACCTGTGTAAAGTATTGGACTTGGACAAAAAACTGATTAATGGCTACCGTTCCCTGAGCAGTGCTTGTGTCGACATTCGTGGCAAAAACCTTCGTTTGCTTAGGTGTAGCCCCTACAGCACAACCGACGCTAACTATTTAAAGGTAGAGGAGCTTCGGCTTTATGAAGATAATAAGCTTAAGGATCAAAATAGGGCAAAAGAAATAAAGTTAGCTCTTACTTCGGGGCAAGGTTATAACCTCAAGAGCTTGGTCAAGGATCATACCAGTCAAATTACTGGGCAAATTCGTGCTTCTAATCCCAATGCTGTCATTGTAGATGTATATGACCGAGGTTTCGATGATACGGAGGTATTTGAACATGAAACGGATTTGGGTAACCTGTTTGTAGTTCGCAGCAAGCTCAATAGGGTCTCCAATGAATTACAAGTGTGTAGTAGCGGGAAGGAAAAGAACATCAAACTGAGGCATCAGCAGTTTTTTCAAGGGGATGAAGTTCATTATCAGAAAATGACTTTACAGGGCAAGACCTATCAGGATGCAAAGGGGGTTTTTGAGTGGAACGAAGTAGAAATCAAAGGTAGGATATATAGTGTAGTAAAGATTCGCTTTTTTGACCGTGCTGGACGGAATATTTTTAAAAACCCCATGTTGCTTATCACCAATATGCAGGTTGATCAGCTTCAAATGGCGCAAATGGTGTTTGAGTTATACTGCAAGAGAGCCAAGATTGAAGGGGTATTTAAGTTTTGTAAGGAGGTTTTAGGTTGGGAAGATAACAGGATACCTGACTACAATGTGGTTAAAAACCTTATTTCTCTCATTTACTTTGTCGCAGGCTACTTTTATGAAATAGAGGATCAGCTTACTCAGGATAAAACTATTGAGTGGATTGCACAACTGGGAGGAGGAAAAGGGAAAATAACAAGGCATTTTATATTAAATGGCTTTGCACAACTCATTAACTACAAACTTGCTCAGCGATTTTTTGAACAACAAGACATCTCTCCAGAACAAGTCAATGATGCCCTAAACAGGTTTTCATTTGGTAACGAATAA
- a CDS encoding phage holin family protein, whose protein sequence is MTKLIVKAGVALASVWFTARLLKEGVTLEGTAPTVIVAILLALINAFVKPILKFLTFPVTMITMGLFPLIINAGLILLVDELVQKGFDVKGVFWAFAFSFVLSVVSWAFDFVTAPLQK, encoded by the coding sequence ATGACAAAACTGATTGTAAAAGCAGGTGTAGCGCTTGCTTCTGTGTGGTTTACAGCTCGTTTGCTCAAAGAAGGAGTAACCCTTGAGGGGACAGCACCTACAGTGATTGTAGCCATTTTGCTTGCCCTCATCAATGCTTTTGTTAAACCTATCCTTAAGTTTTTAACCTTTCCGGTAACTATGATTACAATGGGACTATTTCCTTTAATCATCAATGCAGGGCTTATTTTGTTAGTAGATGAGTTGGTACAAAAAGGTTTTGATGTAAAAGGTGTTTTCTGGGCGTTTGCCTTCAGTTTTGTGTTATCTGTAGTTTCCTGGGCGTTTGATTTTGTCACAGCTCCTTTACAAAAGTAA
- a CDS encoding TonB-dependent receptor, which translates to MKRLQHLLFALTLTCIVAVAANAQITIQLKDKSTKEPLVGAVAYNTDKTFQAVSDRSGKIKVKGLENTDTIFIQFIGYKTLRYPLSNATAGSVVQLSLEEHVVSTSEVVLVANRLPEKREDIAQQIEVISAKDIKMANAPSSADLLSSTGKVFVQKSQLGGGSPVLRGLEANRVLIVVDGVRMNNAIYRGGHLQNVITLDPNIQERVEILFGSSSVIYGSDALGGVMHFYSKNPTYDTPFQANVMTRYASVNNEATGHLDFTIGLKNISFLTSVSYSKFGDLRSGANSNFVNGYRWELPAYAETRNGVDVAVPNDDPLLQRNTGYSQLDLTQKVMIKSGGNTEHLFNFQYSASSDIPRYDRLSMIKNDGTPESAVWNYGPQRRLMGSYRLSQTTKNRFYDEMSLTLSFQNIEESRIDRKFGRTRLRTRTEKLNILGLNIDWQKQYSKTLQFNYGFEFYSNEVSSHNREENVQTNEVRTSNDPIDPAETRYPQGGSNMRFFGAYINVKKNIGSWLVGSAGARVSATSLYANFGNNPLNLPFDVVEQDNKGVTGNLGLVAKLPKKWRVAFSLSSGFRTPNVDDAGKLFDSGGGLVRVPNADLRPEKTYNIDLSVFKSLADDRIHLEFTGYHIWLKDMLRISNTTINGQDSLFFDGQMSQVQHNSNIGLGVIYGVFASVRAEITQNILLFSSLSWAKGEDLTEGAVNRNLDHIPPAFGQTSIKFKHRKMRHEVFFNYQYWKFLSEFSDSSVDRPQFAVPDKGIPAWVTLNYRASYNLHPALTLQVAVENILDTHYRTFASGINAPGRNFIVSLRGKF; encoded by the coding sequence ATGAAACGATTACAACATCTATTATTTGCACTTACCTTAACCTGCATTGTGGCGGTAGCCGCAAACGCCCAAATCACTATCCAACTCAAAGACAAAAGCACTAAGGAGCCTCTGGTAGGCGCAGTAGCTTACAACACTGATAAAACTTTTCAGGCAGTGAGCGATCGTTCGGGTAAAATCAAAGTAAAAGGATTAGAAAACACCGACACTATATTTATTCAGTTTATTGGTTACAAAACCCTGCGTTACCCGTTGTCAAATGCGACAGCAGGTAGTGTAGTGCAACTTTCGCTGGAAGAGCATGTAGTGTCGACCAGTGAAGTAGTACTGGTGGCAAATCGTTTACCCGAAAAACGTGAAGACATTGCCCAGCAAATAGAAGTGATTTCGGCAAAAGACATTAAGATGGCAAATGCCCCCAGTTCAGCTGACCTATTGTCGTCTACTGGAAAAGTATTTGTTCAAAAAAGCCAGTTGGGTGGGGGAAGCCCAGTGTTGCGTGGGCTTGAAGCCAACCGGGTATTGATAGTAGTAGACGGGGTGCGAATGAATAATGCCATTTACCGGGGAGGGCACCTGCAAAACGTGATTACACTTGACCCCAACATACAAGAGCGGGTAGAGATATTGTTTGGATCTAGTTCAGTAATTTACGGCAGTGATGCCCTGGGAGGGGTAATGCATTTTTACTCAAAAAACCCTACCTATGATACTCCCTTTCAAGCAAATGTAATGACTCGTTATGCCTCAGTAAACAACGAGGCTACTGGTCACCTGGATTTTACGATTGGTCTCAAAAACATATCTTTCCTCACCAGTGTATCTTACTCTAAGTTTGGCGATTTGCGCTCAGGTGCCAATTCTAACTTTGTCAATGGGTATCGCTGGGAGCTTCCGGCGTATGCCGAAACAAGAAATGGGGTAGATGTGGCAGTGCCTAACGATGACCCTCTTTTGCAAAGAAATACTGGGTATAGTCAGCTAGACCTTACTCAAAAAGTAATGATTAAGTCAGGTGGTAATACTGAGCACTTATTCAACTTCCAATACTCTGCTTCATCCGATATTCCACGATACGATCGCTTATCAATGATTAAGAATGATGGTACACCCGAAAGTGCTGTATGGAACTATGGCCCCCAAAGGCGTTTAATGGGAAGCTATAGGTTGAGCCAAACTACCAAGAATCGTTTTTATGATGAGATGAGCCTTACCCTCTCTTTTCAAAACATAGAAGAGTCGCGCATAGACCGTAAGTTTGGACGTACCCGTTTGCGTACTCGCACTGAAAAGCTGAACATTTTGGGGCTAAACATTGATTGGCAAAAACAATACAGCAAAACTTTACAGTTCAATTATGGTTTTGAGTTTTACAGCAATGAAGTAAGCTCGCACAACCGCGAAGAAAACGTACAAACCAACGAGGTAAGAACCAGTAATGACCCTATCGACCCAGCTGAAACCCGTTACCCACAAGGAGGCAGCAACATGCGATTTTTTGGGGCATACATCAACGTGAAGAAAAATATCGGATCTTGGTTGGTTGGCTCGGCTGGAGCAAGAGTAAGTGCGACCTCCTTGTATGCCAACTTTGGTAACAACCCACTAAACCTGCCCTTTGATGTGGTAGAGCAAGACAACAAGGGGGTAACCGGAAACTTAGGCTTGGTTGCTAAATTACCTAAAAAATGGCGGGTAGCTTTTTCCCTTTCCTCAGGGTTTAGAACCCCTAATGTTGATGATGCTGGAAAATTGTTTGATTCGGGAGGAGGACTGGTAAGAGTACCTAATGCTGACTTAAGACCCGAAAAAACCTATAATATAGATTTAAGTGTGTTTAAGTCGTTGGCAGATGACAGGATACACCTAGAGTTTACTGGGTACCATATATGGTTAAAAGACATGTTGCGTATTTCTAATACTACTATTAACGGGCAAGATTCGTTGTTTTTTGACGGACAGATGAGCCAGGTTCAACATAATAGCAACATTGGTTTAGGCGTGATTTATGGAGTTTTTGCCAGTGTGCGGGCTGAAATCACCCAAAATATTTTGCTCTTTTCATCGCTTTCCTGGGCAAAAGGCGAAGACCTTACCGAAGGGGCTGTTAACCGCAACCTTGATCATATTCCCCCTGCTTTTGGACAAACCAGTATTAAGTTTAAGCACCGGAAAATGCGTCACGAGGTTTTTTTCAACTATCAATACTGGAAGTTTTTAAGCGAATTTAGTGACTCTAGTGTAGACCGTCCTCAGTTTGCTGTACCCGATAAAGGCATTCCAGCCTGGGTTACGCTTAACTATCGGGCAAGTTATAACCTGCACCCTGCTCTTACCCTTCAGGTGGCAGTAGAGAATATTTTAGATACACATTACCGTACTTTCGCCTCAGGTATCAATGCGCCAGGGCGTAATTTTATTGTGAGTTTGCGAGGTAAGTTTTAG